The Cytobacillus oceanisediminis genomic interval ACATAATTACTTTTCACCGTTAAAGGCGGTGTTTAAGTAATGACTAACCAATTAGATCAGGAATGGTTACAACTTATTCAACAAGCCAAAGAATTAGGTTTGTCAATTGAAGAAGTAAAAGAGGCTTTAATATTACTATCAAATGATAATTGAGCAGGAGGATTTACCTCCTGTTTTTTATTTTGAGATTGTGAAAGTGTACATTTTAAAGTGCTACAAATGCCGTCATATCAACAACGTTCCTACGTAAGGATTCACAAACTTTCTAAGAATGTAGTAATAGCAAGGGATTCAGCCGATATTCCTT includes:
- a CDS encoding anti-repressor SinI family protein → MTNQLDQEWLQLIQQAKELGLSIEEVKEALILLSNDN